The DNA sequence CCTCCTCGAGCGACTCGGCGACGAGCGCCGGGTCTGGCTGATGGTCCCGGCGGGCGGGGCCGTCGACGCGACGCTCGACGAGCTCGCACCGCACCTGACCGCGGACGACGTCGTCGTCGACGGGGGGAACTCACACTTCGAGGCGTCCGTCCGACGGGCAGAGCGCGTCGACGCGGCGTATCTCGACTGCGGCACCAGCGGCGGGCCGGCGGGGGCAGAACTCGGCTTCTCGCTCATGGTCGGCGGCCCCGCGTGGGCCTACGAGGAACTGACGCCGGTGTTCGACGCCGTCGCGACGGGGCCCGACGGGCACGGCCACATGGGGCCGGCCGGGTCGGGTCACTACGTGAAGATGGTCCACAACGGCGTCGAGTACGCGCTGATGCAGGCCTACGGCGAGGGGTTCGAACTCCTCTTCGAGGGGCGGTACGACCTCGACCTCGAGTCGGTGGCACGGACGTGGAACAACGGTGCCGTCATCCGGTCGTGGCTGCTCGAACTCTGCGAGGAGGCGTTCCGTGAGGAGGGGACGGACCTCGACGACGTGGCCGACCACGTCGCAGGCGGGTCGACGGGGACGTGGACGGTCCAGGAGGCGCTCGAACAGGAGGTGCCCGTCCCACTCATCTACCAGGCGCTCGCCGAGCGGTTCGCCAGCAGGGAGGAACGGTTCTCCCGCCGTCTGGCGAACCGCCTGCGCTACGGCTTCGGCCGGCACGACGTCGTTCGTGAGTAACGCGTCCGTCACGGCCGTCTCGTCGAGAGTGAGCCGCGTCAACACGCCGTCAGTGACATATATGACCTGACGGGCGCGTAGGGTAACGGGTGACCGCGACCATACGCGTCCTCCACGTCGACGACGACACGGAGTTCGCCTCCCTGGCGGCGGCCTCGCTCGAGGCCGAAAACGAGGCGCTCGCCGTCGAGAGCGAGCCGGACGCCGAGCGGGCGCTCGAACGGCTCGACGGGGATGCGGAGGTGTTCGATTGCGTCGTCTCCGACTACGAGATGCCGCAGGTGAGCGGACTAGAGTTCCTCCGGGCCGTCCGGGACGTCGACGACACGATGCCGGTCATCTTCTTCACCGGCCACGGCTCCGAAGCGGTCGCGAGCGACGCCATCTCGGCGGGCGTGACGGACTACATCCAGAAGCGCGGCTACGAGCAGTACACGTTGCTGGCGAACCGCATCGTCAACTACGTCGAGAAGCGTCGCGCCGAGGAGGAGCGCCTCCGCGGCTACGAGGCCATCGAGCGCGCTCGCGAGGGGATCAGCATCCTCGACGCCGGGGGACGATACGTCTACACGAACGAGGCGTTCGCCGACCTGGTCGGGTACGACCGCGACGAACTCCTCGGGCAGCACTGGGAGCTGTTGTACCGAGCGGAGGACAGACAGCGGGTGTACGACGAGCAGTTGCCGGCGGCTGCCAACGGCGGCTGGACCGGCCAGACGGTCTACCGCCGGAAGGACGGCGACCTGGTGTTGACCAACCACTCGCTGTCGTACACCGAGGACGGCGAACTCGTCTCCGTCGCCCAGGACATCACCGACGACGAGCGCCGGCGGCAGGAACTGCTCGAGGCGAAGCGGTTCGAGTCGCTCGTCACCGCCGTCACCGAGTACGCCGTCTTCATGCTCGACACGGAGGGGGAAATCGTGACGTGGAACGAGGGGGCCGCGGACATCGGGGGCTACAGCGAGCGAGAGGCGCTCGGTGAGCACGTCTCGCTGCTGTACACCCCCGAGGACGTCGCCGAGGGGCTCCCGGAGCACCTCCTCGCACAGGCACTCGAAGCGGGCGGGGTCGAAGACGAGGGGTGGCGCGTCCGCCGGGATGGCCAGCGCTACTGGGCGCACGTCGTCATCACGCCGGTGTTCGACGACGACGGCACCCACCAGGGCTTCGCACTCGTGACGCGCGACATGACCGAACGGCGAGCGCGCGAGAACGAACTCGAGGCACAGCGCGCGTCGCTCGCGGCCGCGAACCGGATGAACGAGGTCCTCCGCGACATCCTGCGCCGAATCGTCCACGACTCGTCGCGACGCGACATCGAACAGGACGTCTGTGACCGGCTCACGGGAGACGGCCCCTACCTCTTCGCGGCGAGCGTCGACTGCACCCGAGACGGCGGCTTCGACGTCCGCCTCGCGAGTGGCCTCGCCGCCGACGCCGCCGCGTACGTGTTCGAGCACGTCACGTCGCGCGGGAGTATCGAGCGAGCGTACGAGGCCGGGACCGTCGAGGTCCAGCACGTCGACAGCGAGGCGGTCGGCCTCGACCACGACATCGCCACCGCCATCCGCTCCGTCGTGTGCGTCCCGCTGACGTACCGCGACACGACGTACGGGCTCGTCCTCCTCTGTTCGACGACGGCGAACGGCCTCACCGAC is a window from the Salinigranum halophilum genome containing:
- the gnd gene encoding phosphogluconate dehydrogenase (NAD(+)-dependent, decarboxylating), yielding MQLGVIGLGRMGQIVVERVLAKGHDVVAFDLDPEAVATAAERGAEAAEDPVDLLERLGDERRVWLMVPAGGAVDATLDELAPHLTADDVVVDGGNSHFEASVRRAERVDAAYLDCGTSGGPAGAELGFSLMVGGPAWAYEELTPVFDAVATGPDGHGHMGPAGSGHYVKMVHNGVEYALMQAYGEGFELLFEGRYDLDLESVARTWNNGAVIRSWLLELCEEAFREEGTDLDDVADHVAGGSTGTWTVQEALEQEVPVPLIYQALAERFASREERFSRRLANRLRYGFGRHDVVRE
- a CDS encoding PAS domain S-box protein gives rise to the protein MTATIRVLHVDDDTEFASLAAASLEAENEALAVESEPDAERALERLDGDAEVFDCVVSDYEMPQVSGLEFLRAVRDVDDTMPVIFFTGHGSEAVASDAISAGVTDYIQKRGYEQYTLLANRIVNYVEKRRAEEERLRGYEAIERAREGISILDAGGRYVYTNEAFADLVGYDRDELLGQHWELLYRAEDRQRVYDEQLPAAANGGWTGQTVYRRKDGDLVLTNHSLSYTEDGELVSVAQDITDDERRRQELLEAKRFESLVTAVTEYAVFMLDTEGEIVTWNEGAADIGGYSEREALGEHVSLLYTPEDVAEGLPEHLLAQALEAGGVEDEGWRVRRDGQRYWAHVVITPVFDDDGTHQGFALVTRDMTERRARENELEAQRASLAAANRMNEVLRDILRRIVHDSSRRDIEQDVCDRLTGDGPYLFAASVDCTRDGGFDVRLASGLAADAAAYVFEHVTSRGSIERAYEAGTVEVQHVDSEAVGLDHDIATAIRSVVCVPLTYRDTTYGLVLLCSTTANGLTDDERGALAGIGTAAGYGIHAVETEHLLQADGVVELVLETTDPDDPLVELGSGGGTAMLDRLVPIDDRQYLVYVTLDGVAPMDRVAALAPNPAVEEVTVVHDRKDEGGVIALTVTDVLVSCLASMGTKVHTMEASDGRLRVMVDVSPNADVGRLLDEVRAAFPDCGLVSKRQVARPVKRTQAVAETVESRLTQRQLSALQAAYHGGYFERPRRQTAEDVAATMGISASTFHQHLRIALETVLTELFD